A single Syntrophorhabdaceae bacterium DNA region contains:
- a CDS encoding DUF2325 domain-containing protein, protein MCVALVGGMDRLDRSYKDEAERHGVELKVFTRSKAGLADRIGQVDALVVFTGKTSHRIKNEAVLAARSARIPVIMLHSCGICSLRECLSRLVLAEAGRVRAVAKEAL, encoded by the coding sequence ATGTGCGTAGCATTGGTGGGAGGAATGGACAGACTCGACAGGAGCTACAAAGATGAGGCGGAGAGACACGGCGTAGAGCTTAAGGTATTCACCAGATCGAAGGCGGGACTGGCCGATCGCATCGGGCAGGTCGATGCACTTGTGGTTTTTACGGGAAAGACCTCGCACCGGATCAAGAACGAAGCGGTCCTTGCGGCGCGGTCCGCCCGTATTCCCGTCATAATGCTGCATTCATGCGGAATCTGCAGCCTCCGCGAATGCCTGAGCCGCCTTGTCTTAGCGGAAGCCGGCAGGGTCCGGGCCGTCGCAAAGGAGGCGCTATGA
- a CDS encoding transcriptional repressor, which translates to MVSLIITIMRKEKAIFADYLARHGLRMTAQRETILHEFLHTEGHQSAEELTAAVKKRDKTIGQATVYRNLRIFAESGIAREVRFGDGVTRYEHNVDHAHHDHLTCQRCGKTIEVFDPRIEELQEALALAHNFLVTGHTMHIYGLCAGCRLA; encoded by the coding sequence ATGGTATCGTTAATCATTACCATTATGAGGAAAGAAAAGGCTATTTTTGCAGACTATCTTGCCCGGCACGGACTCCGCATGACCGCTCAGAGGGAGACCATACTCCACGAGTTCCTCCACACCGAAGGCCATCAAAGCGCCGAAGAGCTGACCGCGGCGGTAAAGAAACGGGACAAGACCATCGGGCAGGCCACGGTATACCGGAATTTAAGAATTTTCGCGGAATCGGGCATTGCACGGGAAGTGCGGTTCGGCGATGGAGTGACGAGGTATGAGCATAACGTGGACCACGCCCATCATGACCATCTCACATGCCAGCGCTGCGGAAAGACCATCGAAGTCTTCGACCCCCGGATAGAGGAGCTGCAGGAAGCTCTGGCCCTGGCCCACAATTTCCTGGTGACGGGACATACCATGCATATCTACGGGCTTTGCGCCGGGTGCCGGCTGGCCTGA
- a CDS encoding metallophosphoesterase: MSLFLLVFFILYGAMHAYLLVKVRAIFGLTLPLLIPFAVFMLLMIAGPVITRVLERAGMEGPAFLAAWVTYLWMGFLFLFLSASLVIEIVRFFLYLAGLAAGWDKSLTTGIEKTGFWLALLAALLVAGYGFLEAGHVRIEHLVIRTDKIPKEKGELRIVQISDLHLGLTTCETWLDKMFAEVKRLNPHILVCTGDLLDGRAESLRRSASMFREIAPPYGKFAITGNHEYYGGLPNFSRFADDAGFRVLRGEGISIEGAINVAGVDDIAAIPYHLYKGVEEKSLLSGLEKGRFNLLLKHRPIVDPTAVGLFDLQLSGHTHKGQIFPFNYVVKRFFPYLTGWFDLGKDSRLYVSRGTGSWGPPIRFLSPPEITLIVLEPVARAGQMTGQASRHPAQSP; this comes from the coding sequence ATGAGTCTTTTTCTGCTCGTCTTCTTCATTCTTTATGGAGCGATGCATGCCTACCTCCTGGTGAAGGTGCGGGCGATCTTCGGTCTTACCCTTCCCCTGCTTATCCCCTTTGCAGTCTTCATGCTCCTTATGATCGCCGGACCCGTCATCACCCGCGTCCTGGAAAGGGCGGGGATGGAAGGGCCTGCCTTTCTTGCCGCCTGGGTGACCTATCTCTGGATGGGTTTTCTCTTCCTTTTCCTCTCGGCATCCTTAGTAATCGAAATTGTCAGGTTTTTCCTCTACCTCGCCGGTTTGGCCGCCGGATGGGACAAGTCGCTCACTACGGGGATAGAGAAGACGGGGTTTTGGCTGGCCCTTCTCGCGGCCCTTCTTGTAGCCGGATACGGTTTTCTTGAAGCGGGACACGTGAGGATCGAGCACCTGGTAATACGGACCGATAAGATTCCGAAGGAAAAAGGCGAGCTCCGGATCGTGCAGATCTCCGATCTTCATCTGGGGCTCACGACGTGTGAGACTTGGCTCGACAAAATGTTCGCTGAAGTGAAAAGGCTCAATCCCCATATCCTTGTGTGCACGGGCGACCTTCTCGACGGCCGGGCGGAGTCCCTTCGGAGGTCCGCTTCAATGTTCAGGGAAATCGCACCTCCCTACGGAAAATTTGCCATTACCGGCAATCATGAATATTACGGGGGCCTGCCGAATTTCTCGCGCTTCGCCGACGATGCCGGGTTCCGCGTGTTGCGGGGGGAAGGTATCTCCATCGAGGGGGCCATCAACGTGGCAGGCGTCGATGACATTGCGGCAATCCCTTATCATCTCTATAAGGGGGTCGAAGAAAAAAGCCTGCTCTCAGGACTCGAAAAGGGCAGGTTCAACCTTCTCCTGAAACACAGGCCCATTGTCGACCCCACAGCCGTGGGGTTATTCGACCTGCAGCTCTCGGGCCATACCCACAAGGGTCAGATCTTTCCGTTTAACTATGTGGTGAAACGGTTTTTCCCGTATTTGACGGGCTGGTTCGATCTGGGGAAGGATTCGAGGCTCTATGTGAGCCGGGGGACAGGCAGTTGGGGACCGCCGATCCGGTTTCTTTCGCCTCCGGAGATTACGCTGATCGTGCTCGAGCCGGTTGCCCGGGCCGGGCAAATGACGGGTCAGGCCAGCCGGCACCCGGCGCAAAGCCCGTAG
- a CDS encoding TetR/AcrR family transcriptional regulator, whose amino-acid sequence MNKRSSENSKKKILEAAFDVFSQHGYQGTSMRTIAAKAGISVGGLYLYFENKEALYSTLMDKVLEDLSGELEETVGKIEDPVAAFSTFVRLRLTYAKRNRELIITNTREPRLALGTDLRKRFFERQRRLIGTLIDRGVSSGHFTACDRDETAKVIMGVLRGFVFSLVVDTENLFSPEECSRLILNGLMVRSGDPCGTYPGG is encoded by the coding sequence ATGAACAAACGTTCATCAGAAAATTCGAAGAAAAAGATCCTCGAAGCCGCGTTCGATGTTTTTTCGCAGCATGGCTATCAGGGCACGAGCATGAGAACTATTGCGGCCAAAGCCGGCATCAGCGTGGGGGGACTTTACCTCTATTTCGAAAACAAGGAAGCCCTCTATTCGACTCTGATGGATAAGGTGCTCGAAGACCTCTCGGGGGAGCTCGAGGAGACGGTCGGCAAGATTGAGGACCCGGTCGCGGCCTTCAGCACTTTCGTACGCCTCAGGCTTACTTACGCGAAAAGGAACAGGGAGCTGATCATCACCAATACAAGAGAGCCCAGGCTTGCACTCGGAACGGATCTGCGGAAGCGTTTCTTTGAGAGGCAGAGGAGACTCATCGGTACACTCATCGACAGGGGCGTCAGTTCCGGCCATTTTACCGCCTGCGACAGGGATGAGACCGCGAAAGTCATCATGGGCGTACTGAGGGGATTTGTGTTTTCTCTCGTCGTGGATACGGAGAATCTTTTCTCTCCCGAGGAGTGCAGCCGCCTCATCCTGAACGGGCTTATGGTCCGGTCCGGGGACCCCTGCGGGACTTATCCCGGCGGATAA